From Besnoitia besnoiti strain Bb-Ger1 chromosome X, whole genome shotgun sequence, one genomic window encodes:
- a CDS encoding AP2 domain transcription factor AP2IX-9 (encoded by transcript BESB_018620) → MRVHGKVQKKSFSLKRYGQAARERAIQARREMEREFGRSSGQCVPASDFVELTRRALDGSDTVDGRSAASDARGLQSPNMMGEPIRGGRGSPDSSLHGSSSPGDAAVAARVLLQHIQQANSLCKERLGGGRVVYPHAVAAQLLSVSRHAQDISVECEEVKTASD, encoded by the coding sequence ATGCGCGTGCATGGGAAAGTTCAGAAAAAAAGCTTTTCGCTCAAGCGTTACGGACAAgcggcccgcgagcgcgccatTCAGGCCCGGAGAGAGATGGAGCGCGAGTTCGGGAGATCAAGCGGCCAGTGCGTCCCTGCCTCGGACTTCGTCGAGCTCACCAGACGGGCTCTCGACGGAAGTGACACGGTCGACGGCAGGTCAGCAGCCTCGGATGCGAGAGGCCTCCAGTCGCCGAATATGATGGGCGAACCGATCCGAGGGGGACGAGGATCGCCCGACAGCTCGCTGCATGggtcctcgtcgcctgggGACGCTGCCGTGGCTGCCCGCGTCCTTCTCCAGCACATACAACAGGCAAATTCGCTGTGCAAGGAACGCTTGGGAGGAGGGCGGGTCGTCTACCCCCATGCAGTCGCGGCCCAGCTCCTCTCGGTGTCTCGGCACGCGCAAGATATTTCCGTGGAGTGCGAGGAAGTTAAGACGGCGTCAGACTGA
- a CDS encoding 3' exoribonuclease family, domain 1 domain-containing protein (encoded by transcript BESB_018610) has translation MALVLGPLETPPGPKCLSSQCYFHVLLKPLAAPVGFSAARAAAALGGGLGAGVRSAGGAGSRARGRGRAGGGAGSFERWMEGQLHTLLQHLVAPGEYPRCLVQLTVMILQDDGAVESVCINAALAALIDAGIALRFRAWSATLVRLNRDACVAHSAGRATAAESPSASHAVGEHSGAPEPNCSGGGRAAAAGEGEWRIDPCSEEEDERRKEAALCLVLEPQTGDLVSSFFERSIGSSAAIRSAADGASVSGRSRSGLAVAGAGLACPGGGLWGAGADQGGGRLQGDDAGDCLLRALAASRHVDACVREAFRVKMETPFQMFQQNNFWWKSSVEDEVDMEDE, from the exons ATGGCTCTGGTGCTTGGTCCACTTGAGACCCCGCCAGGCCCTAAGTGCCTCAGCTCGCAGTGCTACTTCCACGTGCTGCTGAAGCCGTTGGCGGCTCCAGtcggcttctccgccgcccgcgcagctgccgcgctggGGGGCGGCCTGGGCGCAGGCGTGCggtccgcgggcggcgcagggtcccgcgctcgaggccgaggacGTGCTGGCGGCGGTGCGGGCTCTTTTGAGCGCTGGATGGAAGGGCAGCTGCACACCCTTCTGCAGCACTTGGTGGCTCCCGGAGAGTACCCCCGGTGTCTGGTTCAACTGACAGTCATGATTCTTcaggacgacggcgccgtgGAGAGTGTATGCATCAACGCCGCTCTGGCTGCGCTCATCGACGCGGGCATTGCCCTGCGGTTCAGAGCCTGGTCGGCGACGCTGGTGCGACTTAaccgcgacgcctgcgtAGCGCACAGTGCCGGACGCGCAACtgcggcggagtcgccgaGCGCGTCTCACGCGGTGGGCGAGCactccggcgcgccggaaCCCAACTGCagtggcggcggacgcgctgccgccgccggggaGGGCGAGTGGAGGATTGATCcgtgcagcgaggaagaagacgagagacggAAAGAGGCGGCCCTCTGTCTGGTTCTTGAGCCGCAAACGG GAGACCTGGTGAGCAGCTTTTTCGAGCGAAGCATCGGGAGCAGTGCGGCGattcgcagcgccgcagacggggCGAGCGTCAGCGGCCGCAGTCGCAGCGGGCTCGCGGTTGCCGGGGCTGGCCTCGCTTGCCCCGGAGGCGGTTTGTGGGGTGCTGGAGCAGAtcagggggggggaaggctCCAGGGAGACGATGCTGGCGACTGCCTCCTGCGTGCACTCGCTGCCAGCCGCCACGTCGACGCCTGCGTGCGGGAAGCCTTCAGAGTCAAAATGGAGACTCCCTTCCAAATGTTTCAGCAAAACAACTTCTGGTGGAAAAGCTCCGTCGAGGACGAAGTTGACATGGAAGACGAGTGA
- a CDS encoding RNA recognition motif-containing protein (encoded by transcript BESB_018600) — MKRVLECTLNVSSLTRNVREEHLRELFGLYGVVTSCTLAVDKVAGIPKGYAYVEFDSVQEAELAREHLNAGMLDGRAMKVEFSSKVKEQRQAEKARAAAAGGAPASSGARHGGGGSPARNGGSRRELSPARPLRRSPNYSFSPRRRQRSESPASRDRSPKRSSRDSATPAGAEAGGVRATEAAADKFL, encoded by the exons ATGAAACGCGTCCTGGAGTGCACGCTGAACGTCTCGTCGCTCACGCGCAACGTGCGCGAGGAGCATCTGCGCGAGCTCTTTGGCTTGTACGGCGTCGTCACGTCGTGCACGCTGGCAGTCGACAAAGTGGCGGGCATTCCCAAGGGCTACGCGTACGTCGAGTTCGACTCCGTCCAGGAGGCAGAACTTGCGCGCGAGCATCTCAACGCA GGAATGCTGGACGGCCGCGCGATGAAAGTCGAGTTCAGCTCCAAGGTGAAGGAACAGAGACAAG cggagaaggcccgtgccgctgcagccgggggggcgccggcgtcgtcgggcGCGCGCCACGGGGGCGGCGGGTCCCCGGCTCGCAACGGGGGCTCCCGGCGCGAGTTGAGCCCTGCTCGCCCCTTGCGGAGGAGCCCGAACTATTCGTTCTCGCCTCGACGCAGGCAAA GGTCAGAGTCGCCTGCTTCCCGAGACAGGTCCCCGAAACGGTCTTCGC gcgacagcgcgacgCCAGCAGGAGCGGAAGCAGGAGGCGTGCGAGCAACAGAAGCCGCAGCCGATAAGTTTTTGTAG